The following coding sequences are from one Brienomyrus brachyistius isolate T26 chromosome 15, BBRACH_0.4, whole genome shotgun sequence window:
- the si:ch211-198n5.11 gene encoding methylcrotonoyl-coenzyme A carboxylase 2 isoform X4 → MYRRISRTVKAEAALCSAYVHSALQRGDMCGGRLSAYADMPQPFTQLVQGRLRRMMSISSMSTGCAGGRPIGAFPVLLGDLQPIHRHVYEANLRNSVRCHVKYMECAEKVRKGGGDNAIARHTQRNKKLLVRDRLGLLLDGKDFLELSPFAGLGLPYGDIPSAGCVTGIGKVCGLWCVFIANDATVKGGTAYPITVRKQLRAQEVAMQNRLPCIYLVDSGGAFLPLQSDIFPDKNHGGRTFYNEAVMSAMNVPQVAVVCGSCTAGGAYVPTMAEEAVMVHRIGTVFLGGPPLVKAATGEEVSPEDLGGARLHAEVSGCVDHFAQVETEAYECTRNIISTLNYELPGGTDVSVEQPLYRMEELRGLAPKDYSHCLDVRLILSRLTDGSRFQEFKARYGTTLVAGFGRIEGHLIGIVANNGELRYEAALKGSHFVQLCDQRDIPIIFLQNTPPGGVQHQPAEGPELYDLSRSLLLHAKDHRGHWRVSWT, encoded by the exons ATGTACAGAAGGATCTCAAG GACAGTGAAAGCCGAGGCTGCACTATGCTCCGCATATGTCCATTCCGCCCTGCAGCGGGGCGATATGTGCGGGGGGCGGCTATCGGCGTACGCCGACATGCCGCAGCCTTTCACCCAGTTAGTCCAAGGTCGGCTCCGCAGGATGATGTCCATCAGCTCGATGAGCACCGGGTGCGCCGGGGGACGTCCGATCGGCGCTTTCCCGGTCCTGCTTGGGGATCTACAGCCTATCCACCGGCATGTGTACGAGGCGAACCTGCGAAACAGCGTGAGGTGCCATGTGAA GTACATGGAGTGTGCAGAGAAGGTGCGAAAGGGAGGTGGTGATAATGCAATAGCTCGCCATACTCAAAGGAACAAGAAACTGCTGGTGAGGGACCGACTGGGCCTACTGCTGGATGGGAAGGACTTTCTGGAGCTCTCCCCCTTTGCCGGCCTGGGCTTGCCCTATGGGGACATCCCGTCAGCTGGCTGCGTAACTG GCATTGGGAAAGTCTGTGGCTTGTGGTGCGTGTTCATTGCCAACGATGCCACGGTGAAGGGGGGCACGGCATACCCCATCACAGTGAGGAAGCAGCTCCGAGCTCAGGAGGTGGCCATGCAGAACCGCCTGCCCTGCATCTACTTGGTGGACAGCGGGGGCGccttcctgcctcttcag TCAGACATCTTTCCTGACAAGAACCACGGCGGCCGTACTTTTTACAATGAAGCAGTGATGTCTGCCATGAACGTCCCGCAG GTAGCTGTGGTTTGTGGGTCCTGCACAGCAGGTGGCGCCTACGTGCCCACTATGGCTGAGGAGGCCGTCATGGTGCACAGGATCGGGACCGTTTTCCTAGGGGGGCCGCCGCTGGTTAAGGCAGCCACCGGCGAGGAGGTTTCTCCAGAGGATCTGGGAGGGGCCCGTTTGCATGCTGA AGTGAGTGGCTGCGTGGACCACTTTGCCCAAGTGGAGACTGAGGCTTACGAATGCACCAGAAACATCATCTCCACGCTTAATTATGAGCTTCCCGGTGGCACTGACGTCAGCGTGGAGCAACCACTTTACCGTATGGAGGAGCTGAGAGGTTTGGCTCCGAAAGATTACAGCCACTGCTTGGATGTCAGGCTG ATTCTGAGCCGCCTGACTGATGGCAGCCGGTTTCAGGAATTCAAAGCTCGCTACGGAACGACACTCGTTGCTGGATTTGGCAGAATTGAAGG acaTCTGATCGGCATTGTGGCAAACAATGGAGAGCTGAGGTATGAAGCAGCACTGAAAGGAAGCCACTTCGTTCAGCTCTGCGACCAGCGAGATATTCCCATAATATTCCTGCAGAACACGCCTCCAG